Sequence from the Peromyscus eremicus chromosome 4, PerEre_H2_v1, whole genome shotgun sequence genome:
AGAATGAGCCTTTTCTCTTTGAAACTGACAATTTGACATTTCCCTACAATGGAAAGCTGAGCAGTACAGCCTTGCTTCTCACCCATGTTATCATCAGAGCCTTCAATGCCAACTGTTACCTATTAAATGTCTATTAGTCACACATTACCAACGTATAATTTCCACAATTTCCTCTTCTGCCTTTTGAAAGGTAAAACGTTTGCCTGTACTCAACTCTGGAAGCTTTCTCATGGTTAGTCACTTCTGAAAGCATATCTCCAAGCTATAAAAACCAGAGTAGGTTAAGGAGTCATGTCTTCGTCATTTATGACTTTAAAACAATTATGTCTGCCTCTTCCACATAGGCATACTGCTCAGTATGGCACATTGTTACCAAGTTCATCAAGGAAAGTGCTGGCTTATGTCagtctctactttttttttttcaatgaaaatgttaagaaaatattctgtgtTGCCTTAAACTCATTCAACCCTTTAGCCTTCCTGACACTGCCCTGAAAGTTTTGGGTCACTTTTCAACATGTGTTCAAACAGCACTGCATTTCTTCTCATATTTGTTCTAGTAATTGAGAGATAGAGTGCTACAAATTGGGTTTGTTGCCATGGTAACCTTTTTCATTTAGTAAGCCATTCTTTATCCACACACCATTCACACCCCTACTCCACTCAGAAGATTTTGAAGTATCTCATTAATATCCTTCCTGGCTAAGGCTAACAGCCAAGGATTGGATGAAGAAGGAGTACTACACCAGAAATTTTAAGCTAAAACATCATAGAGATCAAATATAAAATCGGCATCTGTACTTTCTGGTACAGATTAATGTCTACATAAGATGATTATAATATAGTTTCCTgagaaaacaaagggaaattCACAGTTAGTAGGAAAAATCCGCATTCTCCATCTCTGGACATGAAAAATGGTGTCTTTTTTGAGAATGCTGCACTATATCAGTTTAACCAGACAGAGCAGGAACACTGGGAGAGCTGTTGAATTCCAGTGCTTATCTTCAAGGCTAGTTTTTGAAACCAAATGGAAGTTCTCTTGTTCATGTCAACTACTAATAAATGAAATTTCAAGCTCTCTGGATATTgaaaaaattagatttaaaaaaaatttattctttaaagatTGTATCCGACGACGACATATTTAATTTATTCCAGTTCAAATACTTATTGAATAGAGATGATATGCCAGCTTAGAAAGCGGTTATTTTTTCATCAATTCATTAACTCCTCGTCGTCTAGAAATCTAAGAACAGAGTGTTATATGGCATGTGTTAGACAAATTGTATACAAAAGGGGGCTTTGGTATCTCTAGCTAGGAAGGGGTTTTGTCTTCATTTAGTAGAACTATGTGAGCTGCATGTTTGATTACTGCTTCTGAAAAATGcctttttgttggtttgcttgtttaGTTGATTGGTAGGTTTTTACTAAGAATAACAAAGTCTTGTAGGTTAATCCAAGGGCAATTAGGTTGTCTTCTGTGACCAGCTATGACACCGTGCATATGTTTACTCTATGATGTCTTTAAAATCTGTAACTacagcagctgggcatggtggtgcaggcctttaatcccaacacttgggaggcagaagcaagcagatctctgtgagttcaaggccagcctggtctacagaacaagttccaggacgggctccaaagctacacagataaaccttgtctcaaaaaacaaacaaacaaacaaaaaccagcctggcggtggtggctcacacctttaatcccagcactcaggaggcaaaggcaggtggatttctgtgagttcaaggccagcctagactacagagtgagttccaagaaaggtgcaaagctacacagagaaaccatgtctcgaaaaaacaaaacaaacaaacaaacaaaaaatgtaaatatgcaaCCACATTTAGCTAAATGTGTGACATTAATCTGCTTAGACCATTTCTATACGATGGTAAAATGAACAAATCATTAAAACTGCTCAGGTGTTTTTAACATTTGTGGGCAAATTGTTGCAGTAACCAGACTTGGCAGAGGCAGAGTTCAGTGGTCTAAATGCCCTTGGGCTCCTAACCTGGAGATGGATGGAGGATGAAGCAGGTGTAGACAGAGCTGAGTTGGGATATGTCCCCAAGACAACCTCACCTGACACCCTGTGGAACTCCAGAGCTAGGCTACTTCTTTAGTATTTCCCCCTTGGAGTCAAGACAGTCAGAGTCACATCACTCCCTCCCTCACTGAATAGCATCCTTCCCAGGAGGAAACATACCATTGGTAGGGCAGTTCTCTGCAGCTGAGGCAACCCGTAAAAGGAGATAGTAACAACTTCTGGGAATGCTGCCAGCGGCCAGGCACTGTGGGCACACCATAGTGTTCGCTAGTAAACCAATGTTATCGGCCTCTCTGTTTTTAGAGGTTTATTTTTAGTATCTTAAATTACATTCACACATGTGGGTACATGTACATGGGTGCTGCCaccctcagaggcagaggcatggggtgtcttggagctggagttacccaTGTTTATGTGTTGCTGCTTGACATGgaagctgagaactgaactttgACACTCTGCAAGACTTAGAACcccttcttaactgctgagtattGTTGGCTCCTCTTACCTAGACACCCCTGAAAATGTTAAATGTAGCTTACAAGAACCATGAACttgacaaaattttaaaaattcagaagccGAAAGTGTTGTTTAATCCTGCATCCTATGCCTCCTCCAGgataaataacaaaagaactcAGTCAACCTTTGGCAAGATAACTCTGAGTTACTTAAGTAAGCCTAAAAAGATAACTCTTTAAAAAGGCAAAGCGCACTTTTTATTTGctagaacatttaaaaacaacttGTAGAAAGGTACTCCACAAAgggatttaaaaatgtttttccctTTTACTGAACAAAAAGTCAACCAACCAACATGCCAGAAGTAGGGAGTATTTCTGTCACTGGTAGTTTGAAGACAGGGCTCTTTTTGTAACATAAACCTTCATAAAAACTGATTATCACTGTGTTTTTAAGTTTGAAAGTTATAAGCCTTATTATTCTCTCCACGCATTCCCACCTATCCCTTGTTCTATCTCAGTgggttcttttttaatttattttattttattttatgtgtatgagtgttttgcacacctatatgtctgtgcaccacgtgtatgcctgaaggccagaaaagggagtcagatctcctgaaaccgGAGTTATAGACATTTGTGAGCCAATGTGTACTGGGAACCTccattctctgcaagaacaagtgctcttaaccactgagccatccctccagctccttcaGCTGCTTTCTGAAAATGGATAAGGAGCTCCGCCGTTTCAGTTAAAGTCAACTTTCTTAACATTTTAGCTGTAGTTTTAGAATATCAATCGTAGATAGGGGAACAGGAATGAGAATCTGGCTAGGAAGACTAGGGAGTAGTCTTAAAGTTAGCTGAACTACAGAGAACACACAACTTTAACttgattttatgtttgtttagggcagtggttttcaaccttcctaatgctgcaactctttaatacagttcctcatgttgtggtgacccccaagcatagAATTTTTTTCAGTGCTACTCCACAACtataaatttgctactgttaggaatcataatgcaaatatctgatatttccaatggtcttgggtgactcctgtgaaagggttttCATATAGCGGAGGGCACATATAATGGAGAAGATGCTATACATATACAGCTATGAAAACAAGAGTTGAAACAAAGAGTATGTCATAGCTGTTTAAAGAACAGACAAAACggccctggagagagagagaccttgaagCTGAACAACAAGGACAGCTTATAGACTTTTTATTTATGCTATGATCTCCACATGCAAAAATGCAGTGAAAACTCAGATCAAAGAAGCAGGGACAACTACCTCCCAGCAAATCAAAGGCATTGAGAGTTAATCACGCAACTGTCATTTTCATGCTTGGCTTTCTATTGCACTGTGCAGGCATGGATTTCTGTGTCCATAAACCACTCGGCACTACTACAGTGGAATGAGCATCTCCAGTGCCAATTTCACTCTGATCTGTATCTGATATCTTCAGATATACTTGATGAGTTAAGAGACCTTGAAAAATACCTGCTTTTATAATTTCTTGCCCAATGCCACACAAGAATGAAACTAAACTGGGTCCATTCTGTACCTAggtagagaactgactcctgcaggaaCTCCCAAGAGCCACCACGATGCACCAGTGAATGATGAGTAGCACCTACTGCAGCAATTCTTCAGCTAAGATGAGTGTCAACGAAGTCTCTGCATTCTCCCTGACGCTAGAGCAAAAGACTGGCTTTGCCTTTGTGGGCATCCTGTGCATTTTCCTGGGGCTCCTTATCATCAGATGCTTCAAGATTCTCTTAGACCCATATAGCAGCATGCCCTCTTCTACATGGGAAGATGAAGTCGAAGAGTTTGATAAAGGGACCTTTGAGTATGCGCTTGCCTGATGGTGGTTCCAGCCTTTTCCAGTTGCCATTGGGACACGTTAGACACATTTGTAATTAGCCTGACTGTGCTGCTGCAGAGAGGATCATTTCATTCACAAAATTCAATAAACATCTGTGATTGATTTATCCACCATGCTGTGTAAGATCTCGTGTTCTTCCTGGTCTCCCTCAGTGGAGGTTTCTATGCATAGAGCAGAAATGTGACCTCTGCCACCTTATCCCCTTCTCTAATACCTGCCCTTGCTGTCTGCTCCTTTCTGTATAGTGATGAGTTAGCTGGGGGCTTCTGCAAAGCAAGACTCTTCTTGTCCCATACTGGGACCACAACGTAGCTTTAGTGAATCCTGTGTTGTGTGACATTATTCTTAGGGAGACCTGAgcacatgtctactcaccccagatagagaACCAGTGACAgactggggttacttacaggaatatgggtgaaaggttacttacagaagcataAATGACTCAGCAACATCTTCATCACCAAAGGTCTACCTCAGCGTGGGTGAGCTTGGGGCACAGCCCACACACAGCTCCACAGGTTGGAGAGTGCCTCTTCCAGGAAGATCAGCTTGTCTGAGAGTGCCTCTAGGTAGTCCTCATTGCTTCTGTACGGtcggggaaggagagaactagggTATCTGGTCCGTTTCAAAAAGACTTTCTGAAGTCTTTGGCTTGTTTATTCCCTAAACTTAGCAAGCTTCCCTGAAGGATGGAATGTTTTCCCTCCCCTTAGAACATTCCATGTCTTAAGGAATTTCCCTCCAAGATGGAGCCTtatctcagaggaaattgctacacaacaCTTAGGCTCAAAGGCCTTTGGACCaccaaaagaaagaatattatttcTTAAACGGGGATCATAGGTCAGAAAGTTCACAGTGGAACACATTCAGAAAACTAACACCCAGACCTGCCAACTCTGCAGAAATGTGAAGGTTCTCAGAATTCCCAGCATTCTTCTAGGGCTTGAAGACGCTCCTGCGGTAAAATGCTGTAGTCTCGAgtgcctgccagtcctgcctcaCATGGACACTGGCTGCATCACCCTCCTTCACGGCTAGCACTAGAGAGTTCCAGCATTACCCAGTAGGAGGGACGATTGTACTGAGGCAAGAAGTCCCAAGAGCTAGCCCTGCCACCACCAGACCCAACCACCCCGTGCCAGTTGTCTAATCTCTGTGGACTTCAGGGGAGAGATAACCAGAGGGCCTGAATGGCCATTTAAACTCTAGCAGCCTAAATATGCCACGCATGTCCCTGGGAAACCAGAGAGCCAAGGTGAGGTTTGAAGATATGCACATCTTCCAGATCAGGAGTCAGGATTCTGATGTTGGCTCACCTAGCAACTAGCTTCATCTCGCTTCATAACCTACAAAGTGACCTCAGGGCAGACAGCCTTCCACACTGTGAAACTAGGATGAGAAGCCTATCCTGTGTCTCTTAAGGATGCTCGCAAGAGGATGGAGACAATGAGAAATTGAAAAGCGCTTAGAAAAACATAGAACAGGTAAAAATACCATACTCCCCGTCTGTCTTCACACCACTCCAACCCAGCACTGGGTTACACATGCCTCTGCCACACCTGagtttacatgggtgctggaaatctgaactcaggtatCTTTGCTTACAAGGTGGgcacctttcccactgagccaacaCCCTGGCCTCTACAACTTTTTACCCAGACTGCTGCTCAGGTCTGTGGCATTCCAAAACAGCAGGCACAGAGAGATTCTTGatagagatttttgttgttgtttctttgttctcCTAGTGGATTTATAAAACATCTGTGTTGGCTGTGGTTCTTCTGTGCTAACCCTGCACATCAAAGAGGCTCTTGGTCCTCCAGTTGGTACAAGAACACCTCACATCCAATTGGTAATCTGGCCCAAGAATAACTCAGTAAATTGAGCTCAGCTGACCTCTTGGAAGGCATCTGTGCCTGAATACCAGGCATCATCTTTGTGACATTGGCTTCCATAGTGCTCCATAAGATTTGTGTCCAACTTGCAGAGGTTCCGTTTGCCCCAGAGACAACATTCACCAAGACTTTTCATTTCACAAGATcagatttttatttcaaaagaaaaaaagaaaggaaggaaggaggaaaaaaagaaggaagaaagaaaggatgagagagagagaaagaaagaaagaaagaaaggaagaaagaaagaaagaaaaaggaaggaaggaaggaaggaaggaaggaaggaagaaaaaaagaaaggcacaACACATTCATAAAGAATGTACCACCATTTCAGGCCATCACCTCCCAGCACACCACCATCCCCAGTCTCACTAAGAAGAGAACACACTGACAGAAAGTGTTTGAcctgtgacttttatttttattttatttgtgcatcttAGTCCTTTGTGAAGATGGGAGTAGAAGAATGGTCGTCACCATCTGTATCTTCAGAGCAAGAAGTGATAACTATAAAAGGCTGGTTAGAGATGGAATACAATATGGAAACTTCAAGAAATGTTAATATGTGTCTACAAATAGATGACTGATATCATACCCAGATCAGCCCCTATTACCACATCCAAGAACAGGTTAGGGAGAACAGGAAGAGAGGTAGCACCTGTACTCCAGACAGCGTGTTCTGGTCCCTGAGCCGCCTGCCTCAAAGGCTTAAATTAAGCTCGCCATCCAAGGTTGACTTTATGGATGGTGTCACTTCATCCATAACCCCTGAACATCTGTCAGCCTCTCTGGAAGGTCTCAATCCCCTTACTAAAGGACAAAGGCCATCGTTTCCCAGTTAGAGATAACAGCCTCGAATGAAAATGTCTGCGTGATGGAAGACTGAGCCTGAAACTAATTCATACACACTGAAGCCAGACAAGCACACAGCAAGAAAAAGAGGCTGGCTTCGGAGGCACTCAGCCTCTGCTGAAGGAAAaagactgaagaatgaataaggCAGTTCCAAAGGCCAGGGGGGGCTGGGAGATGTCAATCATCCTGGTACAGAGAATGGAACTTGTTTGGGGTCATCATCTTAGCTGTCTACTGATCTATTAAGTCAGTAGCCCAGcagcaccacccccacccctactcccacccctccccccacccccatccctccccaccccccaccacccagctgaatcTGACTTCTGACAACTTCCCATGCTGAATGTCCTTCTTCTACATGAGAGGTTCCACTCCTCACTGAGTAAATAATTCTCCTCTATTAAAGTCATCTTTATGAGAAAATTAGGGCTGAGAAgattgctggggggtggggggaggcacttgctgccaggccCGGCACTTGAGTTCGAAGCCTGGGACAGACATAGAGGAAAAAGAGACCCAACTCGCTgatgctgtcctctgatctctaggtaCACCACATGGCATgtgcacagaaataaataattgtaaaaacagaaaaagagagaggagattgAGTTACAGCTATCTCtttgtagttctgcttctgacaGAACCTTCTGATAATACTTCCAATAGACATTAGCCTGACTGAGTACCATGGCATTCGCCTGGCTAAGAGCATTGAAGGGGCTTTCTTTGGCATCTGCATGTTCCTTTGTACAATCCTGTGTCTGGTTATCAACTTACCTTTTCCTTCATCTTAATAGGAAGGATTCCTATTTCTGTCTTTAATGGTTGGTCTCAGAATCATTggtgtaagtaaaaaaaaaaaaaaaagaaagaaatcacaaaccgggggctggagacatggctcagaggttaagagcactggctgctcttccagaggtcctgagttcaattcccagcaaccacatggtggctcacaaccacctgtaatgagatctggtgccctcttctggcctgcagtcatacatgctgtatacataataaataaataaatctttaaaaaaatcacaaaccgataataaatattaaaatagtacAAGCAAGGACTATAGACAAACCGATACTGTTAAAACATAAACATGGATTagctcatttaatcctcacaataaCTCAGCAAGCTACATGCCATTATTGTCTGCATCCACGTTGGCATATGAGAACATGAAAGCACACACAGTGAACGAGTCTCCTGAATTCAGAAGTGACAGAACTAGAATTAAAATTGAGCATTCCTCACTCACAGCTCACACTTACCCACTATATCACACCACAGCAGAGCCACCCAGGCAACTGGAAATCACTTGGATAGCATGTTATTAGACACAAAGAGGACTCATTCAATCATCCTGATTGAAAACCAGTGACAGAACCTGCATGGAGGAATTGCATGTGTTGTCTTAATTACCAACTCACAGATGGGAGCAGAAACTTCTTTTGAGGAAACTCAAAAACTAGATGTGATTAAAAACTGATCCTCCAAGGGAGACAGAAAAGCCATGTAGTAGCACCACGGGGAAGTGtacccagcccttgggaagtgtACCCAGCCCCTGGGAAGTGTACCCAGCCCCTGGAAAGTGTACCCAGCCACTGGGAAGTGTACCTCAGCCCCTGAGAAGTATACTCAGCCACTGCGAAATTACTCAGCCCCTGGGAAGTGTACCCAAACCCTGGGAAGTATACCCAATCCCCTGGGAAGTGTACCCAACCACTGGGAAGTGTACCCAGTTTGACTTGAGCAGCTTAAAGTAGT
This genomic interval carries:
- the Ctxn2 gene encoding cortexin-2, which produces MMSSTYCSNSSAKMSVNEVSAFSLTLEQKTGFAFVGILCIFLGLLIIRCFKILLDPYSSMPSSTWEDEVEEFDKGTFEYALA